The following proteins come from a genomic window of Aequorivita marisscotiae:
- a CDS encoding sulfotransferase — MSEKIIPVFIIGAARNGTTSLTNIISDFSEIVGIEHELHRGNHEAKLYGNYAYHGDISKPDKYIDFLYHYASGDYFQLAEGNLEFHLENPRNNFFEFYFDMMNHCCHTLEKGFWMAKLDSAFFTDSKTFEFFLRTLYEFYDEVKFIRIQRDFEPALISAQFMPGKNHARPRKGLFKYYGILGYTQQWFKTYLLKTNFLNDSELLHIRFDDLINDKQKVQNKIRSYLGLSKEFALGEPKPYTINTSFSKHKKSKMSKSDRLVAYGYLSILKTFPSLAIIGQYINQAFLKRKPIDPIDRRLLKRQFFKEHLKVEFNKLGTFGLAEKMSEELQKSKKS, encoded by the coding sequence ATGAGTGAAAAGATAATCCCCGTTTTTATTATTGGAGCAGCTCGGAATGGCACAACTTCATTGACCAATATAATTAGTGATTTCTCCGAGATTGTGGGCATAGAACATGAACTTCATCGTGGAAATCACGAGGCAAAATTGTATGGAAACTACGCATATCATGGGGATATTAGTAAACCGGATAAATATATAGATTTTCTTTATCATTATGCTTCAGGTGATTATTTTCAACTTGCTGAAGGGAATCTCGAATTTCATTTGGAAAACCCAAGAAATAATTTTTTCGAATTCTATTTTGATATGATGAATCATTGTTGTCATACTCTAGAAAAAGGATTTTGGATGGCGAAACTAGACTCTGCTTTTTTCACGGATTCAAAGACTTTTGAATTCTTTTTGAGGACGTTATACGAGTTTTATGATGAGGTCAAGTTTATACGTATTCAGAGAGATTTTGAGCCGGCTCTTATAAGTGCCCAATTTATGCCTGGAAAAAACCACGCAAGACCTCGAAAAGGTTTATTCAAGTACTATGGTATACTAGGTTACACTCAGCAATGGTTTAAAACCTATTTGCTTAAAACGAATTTTTTAAACGATTCAGAATTATTACATATTAGGTTTGATGATTTGATAAATGATAAACAAAAAGTTCAAAATAAAATAAGATCTTATTTAGGACTATCTAAAGAGTTTGCTTTAGGAGAGCCGAAGCCCTACACGATCAATACGTCATTCTCCAAACATAAAAAATCAAAGATGAGTAAGAGCGATCGATTGGTTGCCTATGGATATTTGTCTATTCTTAAAACGTTTCCAAGTCTTGCGATTATTGGGCAATATATAAATCAGGCTTTCCTAAAGAGAAAGCCTATAGACCCTATTGATCGAAGACTACTAAAACGACAATTCTTTAAAGAGCATTTAAAAGTTGAATTTAATAAACTAGGTACTTTTGGTTTAGCAGAGAAAATGAGTGAAGAATTGCAGAAATCGAAGAAATCTTAA
- the cysQ gene encoding 3'(2'),5'-bisphosphate nucleotidase CysQ — protein MKNNLSIAIKAAIEAGVEILKVYETNFKVEVKGDDSPLTQADKNANDIINRYLQPTEIPIISEENKQLNYEQRKDWKQCWVVDPLDGTKEFIKRNGEFTVNIALVKNGSPVLGVIYVPVTKTIYFTAEDANSSKKLVLDSEKIAIDEIFNKAITIKPELDSDVIKIVGSRSHLNEDTKNFINEIENSTSVEEGKNKIEIVSKGSSLKFCLVAEGLANIYPRFAPTMEWDTAAGDAICRAVGLKVIDQATGKPLAYNKSNLLNNYFLVRS, from the coding sequence ATGAAAAATAATCTAAGCATTGCGATTAAAGCTGCGATAGAAGCTGGAGTTGAAATTTTAAAAGTTTACGAAACCAATTTTAAAGTAGAGGTTAAAGGCGATGATTCTCCGCTAACCCAAGCTGATAAAAATGCTAACGATATTATTAACCGTTACCTACAACCCACAGAAATTCCAATTATTAGCGAGGAAAATAAACAATTAAACTATGAGCAACGGAAAGACTGGAAGCAATGCTGGGTAGTCGATCCGCTGGATGGCACAAAAGAGTTTATAAAAAGGAATGGAGAGTTTACAGTTAACATAGCCCTTGTTAAAAATGGTTCTCCAGTACTCGGTGTAATCTACGTGCCAGTTACAAAAACAATTTACTTTACTGCTGAAGATGCGAATAGTTCTAAAAAACTTGTTCTAGACTCTGAGAAAATCGCAATTGACGAAATCTTTAATAAAGCCATAACTATCAAACCTGAACTCGATTCAGATGTAATAAAAATTGTTGGTAGCCGCTCTCACCTAAATGAAGACACTAAAAATTTTATTAACGAAATCGAAAATAGCACGTCCGTCGAAGAAGGAAAAAATAAAATTGAAATTGTAAGCAAAGGTAGTTCCTTAAAATTCTGTTTAGTGGCTGAAGGTTTAGCGAATATTTACCCGAGATTCGCCCCTACTATGGAATGGGATACGGCCGCGGGAGATGCAATTTGCAGAGCAGTGGGATTAAAAGTGATAGACCAAGCTACAGGAAAACCTTTAGCTTATAATAAAAGCAATCTCCTAAATAATTATTTCTTAGTACGCAGCTAA
- the cysC gene encoding adenylyl-sulfate kinase: protein MEKNIFTHQFNVDRDKRSSLKNHAPLLIWFTGLSGSGKSTVANAVEQTLFNKGIHTYLLDGDNVRKGICSNLSFSTEDRSENIRRIGEVANLMLDAGLVVLASFVSPYREDRENVKAIVGNTNFVEVFVNTPIEECERRDVKGLYKMARKGEITNFTGVNAPYELPLSADIEIDTTQLDLETIVVLIVKNILGKIERK from the coding sequence ATGGAGAAAAACATATTTACACATCAGTTTAATGTGGATCGCGATAAAAGGAGCAGCCTTAAAAACCACGCCCCACTTTTAATTTGGTTTACTGGTCTATCCGGCTCTGGAAAATCAACAGTTGCCAATGCAGTGGAGCAAACCCTATTCAATAAGGGTATTCATACCTATTTATTAGATGGAGACAACGTGCGTAAAGGAATCTGTTCCAACTTATCCTTCTCGACAGAGGATCGTTCTGAAAATATACGTAGAATAGGTGAAGTTGCTAATTTAATGCTGGATGCCGGCTTAGTCGTACTAGCTTCCTTCGTTTCTCCTTATAGGGAAGATCGTGAAAATGTAAAAGCCATTGTTGGTAATACAAACTTTGTGGAAGTTTTTGTCAATACACCCATAGAGGAATGTGAGCGACGGGACGTAAAGGGACTTTATAAAATGGCTAGAAAAGGCGAAATCACAAATTTTACTGGCGTTAATGCCCCTTATGAGCTACCTTTGTCAGCTGATATTGAAATTGATACTACCCAATTAGATTTGGAAACTATTGTAGTTTTGATTGTAAAAAATATACTTGGAAAAATAGAAAGAAAATGA
- a CDS encoding nucleotide sugar dehydrogenase, producing MKIKNICCIGAGYVGGPTMAVLALKNPDINITIVDINEARIAAWNDNDLNNLPIYEPGLKEVVQEARGRNLFFSTEVEKAIDEAEMIFISVNTPTKTYGKGKGMAADLKYIELSARQIAKVATTDKIVVEKSTLPVRTAQAIKNILDHTGNGVKFQILSNPEFLAEGTAVQDLLNPDRVLIGGENSKEGNETINALVDIYATWIPKEQILTTNLWSSELSKLVANAFLAQRVSSINAISELCEVTGADVSEVSKAIGMDSRIGPKFLKASVGFGGSCFQKDILNLVYIAKSYGLNEVADYWEQVIIMNDHQKNRFAENIVSKLYNTVSGKKITFLGWAFKKDTNDTRESAAIYVADALLNEEAEITVYDPKVSEERIYEDLDYLNTRSPEENRRLLKVVMEPYHACEKAHAVAILTEWDEFVEYDWENIYTSVIKPAFVFDGRRILDGQFMKDIGFQYDAIGVSILNNI from the coding sequence ATGAAGATTAAAAATATTTGTTGCATTGGTGCTGGTTACGTTGGAGGCCCAACAATGGCGGTTCTGGCTTTAAAAAACCCCGATATTAATATTACAATTGTAGATATTAATGAAGCCCGTATTGCAGCTTGGAATGATAATGATTTAAACAATCTACCAATATACGAACCCGGTCTAAAAGAAGTGGTTCAAGAGGCAAGAGGGAGAAACTTATTTTTCAGCACCGAGGTAGAAAAGGCTATTGATGAGGCTGAAATGATTTTTATTTCAGTAAATACGCCTACCAAAACTTACGGTAAAGGAAAAGGGATGGCAGCAGATCTAAAGTACATTGAATTATCTGCCCGCCAAATAGCAAAAGTTGCTACTACTGATAAAATAGTTGTTGAAAAGTCTACGCTTCCCGTAAGAACGGCCCAAGCAATAAAAAATATTTTAGACCATACTGGCAATGGCGTGAAATTTCAGATTCTTTCCAATCCAGAATTTTTAGCCGAAGGCACCGCGGTGCAAGATCTGTTAAATCCAGATAGGGTATTGATTGGAGGAGAAAATAGCAAAGAGGGCAATGAGACAATCAATGCTTTGGTCGATATTTACGCCACTTGGATTCCAAAGGAGCAAATATTAACGACTAATCTTTGGTCTTCTGAATTATCTAAATTAGTAGCAAATGCTTTTTTAGCGCAACGAGTATCCTCAATTAATGCCATTTCAGAATTATGCGAAGTAACGGGTGCTGATGTAAGTGAAGTGAGTAAAGCTATTGGAATGGATAGTAGAATAGGTCCCAAATTCTTAAAAGCCTCGGTAGGTTTTGGTGGTTCTTGCTTTCAAAAAGATATATTGAATCTTGTTTATATTGCCAAATCTTATGGCTTAAACGAAGTTGCTGACTATTGGGAACAAGTTATAATTATGAACGACCATCAAAAAAATCGTTTTGCGGAAAATATTGTTTCTAAACTTTACAATACGGTTTCTGGTAAAAAAATTACTTTCTTAGGTTGGGCCTTTAAAAAAGACACTAACGATACGCGTGAGTCGGCTGCAATTTATGTTGCAGATGCGCTTTTAAATGAAGAAGCCGAAATTACCGTTTACGACCCTAAAGTAAGTGAAGAAAGGATTTATGAAGATCTAGATTATTTGAATACGCGAAGTCCAGAAGAGAATAGAAGGTTACTAAAAGTGGTAATGGAGCCTTATCATGCTTGCGAAAAGGCGCACGCGGTAGCGATCCTGACAGAATGGGATGAGTTTGTGGAATATGATTGGGAAAATATATATACCTCGGTTATTAAACCTGCCTTTGTTTTTGATGGAAGAAGGATTTTGGATGGTCAATTCATGAAGGACATTGGATTTCAATACGATGCAATAGGAGTCTCAATCTTAAATAACATTTAA
- a CDS encoding four helix bundle protein: protein MKTHNDLRLYQESMDLVTEIYQVTNNFPDSEKFGLTSQIRRASVSIPSNIAEGAAWETKKEFKRFLYISLGSASELETQIEISNRLSFIDDSKTLKDKIYFIKRMLIKLIQTLKE, encoded by the coding sequence ATGAAAACACATAATGATTTAAGACTGTATCAAGAATCAATGGATTTGGTGACAGAAATTTATCAGGTTACCAATAATTTTCCCGATTCTGAAAAATTTGGACTCACAAGTCAAATCCGTCGTGCATCAGTATCTATTCCATCAAATATTGCTGAAGGCGCAGCATGGGAAACAAAGAAGGAATTTAAAAGATTTTTATATATCAGTCTTGGCTCAGCTTCTGAATTAGAAACTCAAATTGAAATATCTAATAGATTAAGTTTTATTGATGATTCAAAAACACTAAAAGACAAAATATATTTTATTAAAAGAATGCTGATAAAGCTGATTCAAACTTTAAAAGAATAA
- the cysD gene encoding sulfate adenylyltransferase subunit CysD, which translates to MSKYYLNYLDELESEAIYILREVYAQFQNPVILFSGGKDSILVTHLAKKAFYPAKIPFPLMHVDTGHNFPETIKFRDDLIKEFGVRLIVGSVQESIDSGRVAEEKGKNATRNALQITTLLDAIESNKVDCAIGGGRRDEEKARAKERFFSHRDDFGQWDPKNQRPELWNLLNGKYFEGEHFRAFPISNWTEMDVWNYIKRENIQIPSLYLAHQRQVVWRSDTWIPVSEHLKLEENEKIETKKIRFRTLGDITITGGIESDADTLEKIAEEVSAMRMTERGNRSDDKRSETAMEDRKKQGYF; encoded by the coding sequence ATGAGTAAGTACTATTTAAATTATTTAGACGAATTGGAATCAGAGGCTATATATATACTTCGAGAGGTATATGCTCAATTCCAAAATCCTGTAATATTATTTTCAGGAGGAAAAGATTCCATTCTGGTAACCCACTTAGCAAAGAAGGCATTTTACCCCGCTAAAATACCTTTTCCATTAATGCATGTAGATACTGGCCATAACTTTCCAGAGACTATCAAGTTTCGAGATGATCTAATTAAAGAATTTGGCGTACGGTTAATAGTAGGCTCTGTTCAAGAATCAATAGATTCAGGTAGAGTAGCTGAAGAAAAAGGGAAAAATGCCACTCGTAATGCGCTTCAAATTACAACACTACTCGATGCCATTGAAAGCAATAAAGTAGATTGTGCTATCGGAGGCGGAAGACGCGACGAGGAAAAAGCACGTGCCAAGGAACGCTTCTTTTCTCATAGAGATGATTTCGGGCAGTGGGATCCAAAAAACCAACGTCCAGAACTTTGGAACTTGCTTAATGGAAAATATTTTGAAGGCGAACATTTCCGTGCCTTTCCTATTAGTAATTGGACTGAAATGGATGTTTGGAACTACATTAAGCGTGAAAACATACAAATTCCATCCTTGTATTTAGCACATCAACGCCAAGTTGTATGGCGAAGTGATACATGGATTCCTGTTTCAGAGCATTTAAAACTAGAAGAAAACGAAAAAATAGAAACCAAAAAAATCCGTTTTAGAACCTTGGGAGATATCACTATCACCGGAGGTATAGAATCTGATGCTGATACTCTAGAAAAAATTGCGGAGGAAGTTTCTGCCATGCGAATGACGGAGCGCGGAAATCGCTCTGACGATAAGCGTTCAGAAACAGCCATGGAAGATAGAAAGAAACAAGGGTACTTCTAA
- a CDS encoding sulfate adenylyltransferase subunit 1: MAIDNNQLLRFTTAGSVDDGKSTLIGRLLYDSKSIFEDQLAAVESTSKKKGHDNIDLAMFTDGLKEEREQGITIDVAYRYFTTPKRKFIIADTPGHIQYTRNMITGASTANAAIILIDARKGVIEQTKRHSFIASLLQIPHLIVCINKMDLVDYDEAIYNDIVNQYEQVSSKLVTKDITYIPISALHGDNVVNRSENMLWYKGAALLYTLETLHITNDLNKIDARFPVQTVLRPQREGFIDYRGYAGRIASGVFRVGDEVIALPSGFASKIKSIDGFEQEFEEAYVPMSVSITLEDDIDISRGDMIVRTNNRPETSQEFDVMLCWMSNKPSQPRAKYTICHTENSQKAMIKSVLYKVDINSYDRIKDEDTFEMNEIGRVTIRTTKPLMIDSYGTNRTTGSIILIDDNTNETVAAGMIV, encoded by the coding sequence ATGGCCATAGACAACAATCAATTATTACGATTTACAACTGCAGGAAGCGTGGATGACGGTAAAAGCACCTTAATAGGTAGATTACTTTACGATTCAAAGTCTATTTTTGAGGATCAATTAGCTGCAGTTGAAAGTACAAGTAAGAAAAAAGGGCATGACAATATAGACCTTGCTATGTTTACAGATGGTCTTAAAGAGGAGCGCGAGCAAGGAATTACTATCGACGTAGCATATAGATATTTTACAACGCCAAAAAGAAAGTTTATAATTGCCGATACCCCAGGTCATATTCAATATACGCGAAATATGATTACTGGAGCTTCTACCGCTAATGCCGCAATTATATTGATAGATGCTAGGAAAGGTGTAATAGAGCAAACAAAAAGACACTCTTTTATAGCTTCACTCTTGCAAATACCGCATTTAATAGTATGTATTAATAAAATGGATCTTGTAGATTATGATGAAGCAATTTATAATGACATTGTAAATCAATATGAGCAAGTTTCTTCTAAACTTGTTACAAAAGATATTACTTATATTCCAATTAGTGCTTTACACGGAGATAATGTAGTAAACCGCTCTGAAAATATGTTGTGGTATAAAGGTGCAGCCTTATTATATACTTTAGAAACTTTACATATTACCAACGATTTAAATAAAATTGATGCCCGCTTTCCCGTTCAAACTGTGCTTCGTCCACAAAGAGAAGGATTTATAGACTATCGTGGATATGCCGGTAGAATAGCTAGTGGTGTATTCAGAGTAGGCGATGAAGTAATTGCACTTCCCTCGGGTTTCGCCTCAAAGATCAAGAGTATTGACGGCTTTGAACAGGAATTTGAGGAAGCCTATGTCCCAATGTCTGTTTCTATAACTTTAGAAGATGATATAGATATAAGTAGAGGCGACATGATTGTTAGAACGAACAATAGGCCAGAAACATCACAAGAGTTTGATGTAATGCTGTGTTGGATGAGTAATAAACCCTCTCAACCCAGAGCAAAATACACTATATGTCATACCGAAAACTCACAAAAGGCGATGATAAAAAGCGTTTTGTATAAGGTTGATATTAATTCCTACGATCGTATTAAGGATGAAGATACTTTTGAGATGAATGAAATAGGTAGAGTAACCATTAGAACTACCAAACCTTTAATGATAGATTCCTACGGCACCAACCGTACAACGGGTAGTATTATTTTAATAGACGATAATACAAATGAAACTGTTGCTGCAGGGATGATTGTTTAA
- a CDS encoding NAD-dependent epimerase/dehydratase family protein, with protein sequence MKILVTGAAGFIGHALTKQLLKDGYTVYGLDNINDYYTIVLKYARLGDIGVSQLEAKKWNTIATSSLYNNFHFIRMDIENREKLPMLFKEQNFDVVIHLAAQAGVRYSIENPEAYIDSNIVGFLNILECCRHQKVKHLVYASSSSVYGVNAKVPFSENDKVDFPISLYAASKKSNELMAYAYSHLYRIPTSGLRFFTVYGPWGRPDMAPMLFANAITRDQHIQVFNHGEMSRDFTYIEDIIQGIIIILHNPPKKEEDSTYYQLFNIGNGSPVSLMKFIETLEREFKRGVKKRMLPLQPGDVPQTWADTSRLNKLGYKSTTSIELGIKNFVEWYKNYSNS encoded by the coding sequence ATGAAAATATTAGTTACAGGAGCAGCGGGATTTATTGGCCATGCATTAACGAAACAGTTATTGAAGGATGGTTATACTGTTTATGGTTTAGATAATATCAACGATTATTATACAATAGTTTTAAAATATGCACGCTTAGGTGATATAGGGGTATCGCAGTTAGAGGCTAAGAAATGGAATACTATTGCAACATCTTCTTTATATAATAACTTTCATTTTATTCGGATGGACATAGAAAACAGAGAGAAGTTGCCAATGTTATTTAAGGAACAAAATTTTGATGTGGTAATTCATTTAGCCGCACAGGCAGGCGTTCGCTATAGTATAGAAAATCCTGAGGCATATATTGACAGTAATATTGTAGGTTTTCTAAATATATTGGAATGTTGCCGTCATCAAAAGGTTAAACATTTGGTGTATGCTTCCAGCTCATCAGTATACGGGGTCAATGCAAAAGTGCCCTTCTCTGAAAATGACAAAGTTGATTTTCCAATAAGTTTATATGCTGCTTCCAAAAAGAGTAATGAGCTCATGGCATACGCTTATAGCCATTTGTATAGAATTCCAACTTCTGGCCTTCGATTTTTTACTGTATATGGTCCGTGGGGTAGACCCGATATGGCACCGATGCTATTTGCAAATGCTATAACCAGAGATCAACATATTCAGGTTTTTAATCATGGGGAAATGAGTAGAGATTTCACTTATATTGAAGATATTATTCAGGGAATTATAATCATATTACATAATCCACCTAAAAAGGAAGAAGATTCGACTTATTACCAGCTTTTTAACATAGGCAACGGTTCTCCTGTCTCTTTAATGAAATTTATAGAGACGTTAGAACGGGAGTTTAAGAGAGGGGTAAAAAAAAGAATGCTGCCTTTGCAACCTGGAGATGTTCCACAAACCTGGGCAGATACGTCAAGGTTAAATAAATTAGGATATAAAAGCACTACGTCAATTGAACTAGGAATTAAAAATTTTGTTGAATGGTACAAAAACTATAGTAATAGTTAA
- a CDS encoding DUF2061 domain-containing protein, translating into MIGRSQKRHIAKAITWRIVGTIDTILISWFITGNPLTGLKIGMAEVFTKMFLYYLHERVWFKINLSKAGIIRESRIRHIAKTFTWRGVGTLDTMLLAWLITGNPLSGLKIGMSELITKMILYYLHERVWYRLNYGLKD; encoded by the coding sequence ATGATAGGACGGTCTCAAAAAAGACATATAGCGAAAGCCATTACCTGGAGAATTGTAGGTACCATAGATACCATTTTAATATCATGGTTTATTACTGGTAACCCCTTAACAGGCCTGAAAATAGGAATGGCTGAGGTGTTTACTAAAATGTTTTTATACTATTTGCATGAACGCGTTTGGTTTAAAATAAACTTGTCCAAGGCTGGAATAATAAGAGAGAGTAGAATCAGGCATATAGCAAAGACTTTTACCTGGAGGGGTGTTGGCACTTTAGATACAATGTTATTAGCTTGGTTAATAACAGGAAATCCGCTTTCTGGCCTTAAAATCGGCATGTCCGAACTAATAACTAAAATGATCTTGTACTACTTACATGAACGAGTTTGGTATAGATTGAATTACGGATTAAAAGATTAA